In one Lysobacter alkalisoli genomic region, the following are encoded:
- a CDS encoding GTP-binding protein — MLQPQNTPARQPLPVTVLSGFLGAGKTALLNHVLRNREGLKVAVIVNDMSEVNIDATLVRDGGAALSRTEEALVEFSNGCICCTLRDDLMQEVRRLADQGRFDYLLIESTGISEPMPVAATFSVRDEHGFSLADVARLDTMATVVDGNRFLDDFSSSEHLADRGQQAGPDDTRGIVNLLGDQVEFADVIVISKCDIADPEKLALTKSMLRGLNRDARIVESRNGDLPLSEILDTKRFDFVRAQLAPGWMKELRGEHTPETEEYGISSFVFRARRPFHPLRFDRLLGRGIDGMIRGKGFFWLAGRMDWVGELAVVGGSTQTQAAGFWFAARHRVDIGQVGTPPPTIESTLAPLTAQGWARVQSARWSAPPPSPEEVPDPREYQAMQRLWHPLWGDRRQELAIIGIRMDEARARAELEACLLSDEEMAAGPDGWLDLSDPFPAWRR; from the coding sequence ATGCTCCAGCCGCAGAACACGCCTGCCCGCCAGCCATTGCCCGTTACCGTTCTTTCCGGCTTCCTCGGTGCCGGCAAGACCGCCCTGCTCAACCATGTCCTCCGCAACCGCGAGGGCCTCAAGGTCGCCGTCATCGTCAACGACATGAGCGAGGTCAACATCGACGCGACGCTGGTGCGCGATGGCGGAGCAGCGCTGAGCCGCACCGAGGAAGCCCTGGTCGAGTTCAGCAACGGCTGCATCTGCTGCACCCTGCGCGACGACCTGATGCAGGAGGTCCGCCGGCTGGCCGATCAGGGCCGTTTCGACTATCTGCTGATCGAGTCGACCGGCATTTCCGAACCGATGCCGGTGGCAGCGACGTTCTCGGTTCGCGACGAACATGGGTTCAGCCTGGCAGACGTGGCACGGCTGGACACGATGGCAACCGTGGTCGATGGCAACCGCTTCCTCGACGACTTCTCGTCCAGCGAGCACCTGGCCGATCGTGGCCAGCAGGCCGGGCCGGACGATACCCGCGGCATCGTCAATCTGCTCGGCGACCAGGTCGAATTCGCCGACGTCATCGTGATCAGCAAGTGCGACATCGCCGACCCCGAGAAACTCGCCCTGACCAAGTCGATGTTGCGGGGCCTGAACCGCGATGCGCGCATCGTCGAATCGCGCAACGGCGATCTGCCGCTGTCCGAGATCCTGGACACGAAGCGCTTCGACTTCGTCCGCGCGCAACTGGCGCCCGGCTGGATGAAGGAACTGCGCGGCGAGCACACGCCGGAAACCGAGGAGTACGGAATATCGAGCTTCGTGTTTCGCGCGCGGCGGCCGTTCCATCCGCTGCGCTTCGATCGCCTGCTCGGCCGCGGCATCGACGGGATGATCCGCGGCAAGGGCTTTTTCTGGCTGGCCGGCCGGATGGACTGGGTCGGCGAGCTGGCAGTCGTGGGCGGTTCGACGCAGACCCAGGCGGCCGGGTTCTGGTTCGCGGCCCGGCATCGCGTCGACATCGGCCAGGTCGGCACACCCCCACCGACGATCGAGTCGACACTGGCACCGTTGACCGCGCAAGGCTGGGCCCGGGTGCAAAGTGCCCGCTGGTCGGCGCCACCGCCATCACCGGAAGAGGTGCCCGACCCCCGCGAGTACCAGGCCATGCAACGCCTGTGGCACCCGCTGTGGGGCGACCGGCGCCAGGAACTGGCGATCATCGGCATCCGGATGGACGAAGCCCGTGCCCGCGCCGAACTCGAAGCCTGTCTGCTGAGCGACGAAGAGATGGCGGCCGGGCCCGACGGCTGGCTCGATCTGTCCGATCCGTTCCCGGCATGGCGCAGATAG
- a CDS encoding TonB-dependent receptor plug domain-containing protein, whose translation MPNFRTSPHLTFRPARLSPIAAALALALSAAAHANDDLGRRATELDAVEVKVSTATRSERLLSDVPVRTEVLRGEDIELRAVLDFSRAAELINGLRVESNCQNCNTSEAQLLGLGGAYNQVLFDGVPLMSTLGSVYGLEQIPAAFINTVEVVKGGGSSLYGPGAVAGVINLIPQRPVNNGGFLRYGVDVQKGEPQHNLDGRVDRLSGDRRLGVSVVGQASSNDAIDFNGDGYSEITEKDQQMLGVQGWYSLGDDSMLRANYQFTREKRRGGNRLDQPEWRANIAESLETKYHRGGVNWERIVSDRFDFSLGYAFAWIERDSFYGGLGDVATDPADPDFDPADLDPTVPGSPASVSWNQYGHTENPLHYLDSQFNWYLGAHAVAFGLQYKRESVRDGNRNAVGGRVGPVSDERFTNIGLYVQDEWAVDENVDLVLGLRADRHSALDKAIFSPRVALAWAASDRLKLRAGLSTGFRAPEVFSEDLHVETLGAEPIHIRNAEGLVEERAATGMFGLDWRSDPAEPRWTWDATVSWTRLRDTFVLSEIRDDGDGGLYQQRDNASGSRVAGVETNLGWQPGEAFRLSAGVAWYRSRHDEAQVVFDDRDEGGDTVIATREYLKTPEWSGLAQAIWSPNGDWDAYLGLKYTGRMQVLNNTTGTLNRSPEFWVVDIGATRHFHGADGGGWDVSFGLRNLFDQRQKDLEAGADRDSEYVYGPRFARSIYAGVRYAF comes from the coding sequence ATGCCGAACTTCCGAACGTCTCCGCACCTCACATTCCGCCCCGCCCGCCTGTCTCCCATCGCCGCTGCGTTGGCCCTGGCCTTGAGCGCCGCGGCCCATGCCAACGATGACCTCGGTCGTCGCGCGACCGAACTCGACGCCGTCGAGGTGAAGGTCAGCACCGCGACCCGTAGTGAGCGGCTGCTGTCCGACGTGCCGGTGCGCACCGAGGTGCTGCGCGGGGAGGACATCGAGCTGCGCGCGGTGCTGGACTTCTCCCGCGCAGCCGAACTGATCAACGGCCTGCGGGTGGAAAGTAACTGCCAGAACTGCAATACCTCGGAAGCGCAGCTGCTCGGCCTGGGTGGCGCCTACAACCAGGTGCTGTTCGACGGGGTGCCGCTGATGTCGACGCTGGGCAGTGTGTACGGGCTGGAACAGATTCCGGCGGCCTTCATCAATACCGTGGAAGTGGTGAAGGGCGGTGGCTCGTCGCTGTACGGCCCGGGTGCCGTGGCCGGCGTGATCAACCTGATCCCGCAGCGACCGGTCAACAACGGCGGTTTCCTGCGCTATGGCGTGGACGTGCAGAAGGGCGAACCTCAGCACAACCTGGACGGCCGGGTCGACCGGCTGTCCGGCGATCGGCGCCTGGGTGTGTCGGTGGTCGGCCAGGCATCGAGCAACGACGCCATCGACTTCAACGGCGACGGCTACAGCGAGATCACCGAGAAGGACCAGCAGATGCTCGGCGTGCAGGGCTGGTACAGCCTGGGCGACGACAGCATGTTGCGCGCCAATTATCAGTTCACCCGCGAAAAGCGCCGTGGCGGAAACCGGCTCGACCAGCCGGAATGGCGGGCCAACATCGCCGAGTCGCTGGAGACGAAATACCACCGCGGCGGCGTGAACTGGGAGCGGATCGTCAGCGACCGTTTCGATTTCAGCCTGGGCTATGCATTCGCCTGGATCGAGCGCGACAGCTTCTATGGCGGCCTCGGCGACGTGGCCACCGATCCGGCCGACCCCGATTTCGATCCGGCCGATCTGGACCCGACCGTGCCGGGCAGTCCGGCATCCGTTTCATGGAACCAGTACGGCCATACCGAAAACCCGCTCCACTACCTCGACAGTCAGTTCAACTGGTATCTCGGTGCGCATGCCGTTGCCTTTGGTCTGCAGTACAAGCGTGAGTCGGTGCGTGACGGTAACCGCAACGCGGTGGGTGGCCGGGTGGGGCCGGTCAGTGACGAACGCTTCACCAACATCGGCCTTTACGTGCAGGACGAGTGGGCCGTCGATGAGAACGTCGACCTGGTCCTCGGCCTGCGTGCCGACAGGCATTCGGCATTGGACAAGGCCATCTTCTCGCCGCGTGTCGCACTGGCCTGGGCCGCCAGCGACAGATTGAAGCTGCGTGCCGGGCTGTCGACCGGCTTCCGGGCCCCGGAAGTGTTCAGCGAAGACCTGCACGTCGAAACCCTGGGCGCCGAGCCGATCCACATCCGCAACGCGGAGGGTCTGGTCGAGGAGCGCGCAGCGACCGGCATGTTCGGTCTCGATTGGCGCTCCGATCCGGCCGAGCCGCGCTGGACCTGGGATGCCACCGTCTCGTGGACACGGCTGCGCGACACTTTCGTGCTCAGCGAGATCCGCGACGACGGCGATGGTGGGCTGTACCAGCAGCGCGACAACGCATCGGGTTCCCGCGTGGCGGGAGTCGAGACCAACCTGGGCTGGCAGCCTGGCGAGGCCTTCCGGCTGAGTGCCGGCGTGGCCTGGTACCGGTCGCGCCATGACGAGGCGCAGGTGGTGTTCGATGACCGCGACGAAGGTGGCGACACCGTCATCGCCACCCGCGAATACCTGAAGACGCCGGAGTGGAGCGGACTGGCACAGGCCATCTGGTCGCCGAACGGGGACTGGGATGCCTATCTCGGCCTGAAGTACACCGGCCGGATGCAGGTGCTGAACAACACCACCGGGACGTTGAACCGCAGCCCCGAATTCTGGGTGGTGGACATCGGTGCCACGCGCCACTTCCACGGTGCCGACGGCGGGGGCTGGGATGTGTCGTTCGGGTTGCGCAATCTGTTCGACCAGCGCCAGAAGGACCTGGAAGCCGGGGCCGATCGAGACAGTGAGTATGTCTATGGTCCGCGTTTCGCGCGCTCGATCTATGCAGGTGTCCGCTATGCATTCTGA
- a CDS encoding thioredoxin-like domain-containing protein: protein MAWACCALLMLWPLAATGQAASPGLRETLVDALVIPDETRFSRHRWGHEPDVVVLYFGADWCAPCHAFVPELKRVHAALKAAGADTEVVYVSLDESEADMRRYMNRQRMPWPAIDYRRSRMLVSVRALAGRAPPNLVLVDREGEVIASGWDGGRYTGLKPVLEAWVDAVSRPRDSQ from the coding sequence ATGGCCTGGGCGTGCTGTGCACTGCTGATGCTGTGGCCGCTGGCCGCGACGGGGCAGGCGGCCAGCCCCGGGTTACGCGAGACGCTGGTGGATGCCCTGGTGATCCCGGACGAGACGCGATTCAGCCGACATCGTTGGGGGCACGAGCCGGATGTCGTCGTGCTCTATTTCGGTGCCGACTGGTGCGCGCCGTGCCACGCCTTCGTGCCGGAGCTCAAGCGCGTCCATGCGGCGCTCAAGGCGGCCGGCGCGGATACCGAGGTGGTCTACGTCAGCCTCGACGAATCGGAGGCCGACATGCGCCGCTACATGAATCGCCAGCGGATGCCATGGCCGGCGATCGACTACCGCCGGTCGCGGATGCTGGTGTCCGTGCGCGCGCTGGCCGGCCGGGCACCGCCCAACCTGGTCCTGGTGGACCGCGAGGGCGAAGTCATCGCCAGTGGCTGGGACGGAGGCCGCTATACCGGCCTGAAGCCGGTGCTGGAAGCCTGGGTGGATGCGGTATCGAGACCCCGTGATTCGCAATGA
- a CDS encoding MerC family mercury resistance protein translates to MARTPAALLDASAITLSTLCLLHCLALPLLAAALPLLGAWAEEEWVHVVFVIIAVPLSGHALWRAHRLRRLPRALLALATAGLACLVAGAVEMVPGAWETVVTVAGSLMLAGAHLWNWSRHHRH, encoded by the coding sequence ATGGCACGCACACCCGCTGCGCTACTCGACGCCTCCGCCATCACCCTGTCCACGCTATGCCTGCTCCACTGCCTGGCGCTGCCGCTGCTGGCCGCGGCACTGCCCCTGCTTGGAGCTTGGGCGGAAGAGGAGTGGGTGCATGTGGTTTTCGTCATCATCGCCGTGCCGTTGTCCGGCCATGCGCTGTGGCGAGCGCACCGGTTGCGGCGCCTGCCCCGGGCGTTGCTTGCGTTGGCGACGGCGGGGCTGGCCTGCCTCGTCGCAGGCGCAGTGGAAATGGTGCCCGGGGCATGGGAAACGGTCGTCACCGTGGCTGGCAGCCTGATGCTGGCCGGTGCGCACCTGTGGAACTGGTCACGCCATCACCGCCACTGA